A part of Pseudoalteromonas arctica A 37-1-2 genomic DNA contains:
- the deoC gene encoding deoxyribose-phosphate aldolase: protein MTQHQKDAALAVALMDLTSLNTSDTTKSIQALVNSINPTLGTPAAVCVYSDFVDDAKIALAARELNHVKVATVTNFPTGDAPLSDVINETLIAIERGADEIDLVIPYKKLIAGDVQTVLSYVSESKKACGSRVQLKVIIESGELKTEALITQATQLAIEGGADFVKTSTGKVAINATLESTKIMLTAIKKSNKRVGFKAAGGVKTVADASDYLALARAIMGDDYLQANTFRFGASSLLNDVYKTLEK, encoded by the coding sequence ATGACACAACACCAAAAAGATGCCGCATTAGCAGTCGCACTGATGGATTTAACAAGTTTAAACACTAGCGATACCACCAAAAGCATTCAAGCGCTTGTTAATAGTATAAACCCGACGCTGGGCACGCCTGCCGCAGTATGTGTTTATAGCGACTTTGTTGATGATGCAAAAATAGCACTCGCAGCACGTGAGCTTAACCACGTAAAAGTTGCAACGGTCACTAACTTTCCAACAGGTGATGCGCCACTGAGTGATGTAATTAACGAAACACTTATTGCAATAGAGCGCGGCGCTGACGAAATTGACCTTGTTATCCCTTATAAAAAACTCATAGCGGGCGATGTTCAAACAGTACTTAGCTATGTAAGCGAAAGTAAAAAAGCATGTGGGTCGCGCGTGCAACTAAAAGTAATAATAGAAAGCGGTGAGCTAAAAACCGAAGCGCTAATAACGCAGGCTACTCAATTGGCAATTGAAGGTGGTGCCGATTTTGTAAAAACCAGTACGGGTAAAGTGGCCATTAATGCAACCCTTGAATCAACAAAAATTATGCTAACAGCCATTAAAAAATCAAATAAACGTGTGGGCTTTAAAGCTGCCGGTGGTGTTAAAACTGTTGCCGATGCCAGTGATTATTTAGCGCTAGCACGCGCAATAATGGGTGATGATTATTTGCAAGCAAATACATTTAGGTTTGGTGCTTCAAGCTTACTGAATGATGTTTATAAAACCTTAGAAAAATAA
- the secE gene encoding preprotein translocase subunit SecE, with protein MSTNVETPSSAMESVKWLVAIALLAGAVVGNHMYADQSVLLRAIGVVVAIAAGLAIASQTFKGRNFLAFAKEARIEVRKVIWPTRQETTHTTLIVMVATVIMALILWGLDGILFRAVGFLTGLEI; from the coding sequence ATGAGCACGAATGTAGAAACACCATCAAGTGCGATGGAGTCAGTAAAGTGGTTAGTAGCAATCGCGCTACTTGCAGGCGCAGTTGTTGGTAATCACATGTATGCAGATCAATCTGTACTACTACGTGCTATCGGCGTTGTTGTTGCAATAGCGGCCGGATTAGCAATTGCCTCGCAAACATTTAAGGGACGTAACTTTCTTGCTTTCGCTAAAGAAGCTCGAATTGAAGTACGCAAAGTTATTTGGCCAACGCGCCAAGAAACTACCCACACGACATTAATTGTAATGGTTGCAACAGTGATTATGGCACTTATCCTTTGGGGATTAGATGGCATTTTATTCCGCGCTGTAGGCTTTTTAACTGGATTGGAGATCTGA
- the nusG gene encoding transcription termination/antitermination protein NusG translates to MSDENENKEIKLRWYVVQAFSGYEKRVAQTLTEHIKIEGLESSFGEILVPTEEVVEMRAGQKRKSERKFFPGYVLVQMDMNDASWHLVNSTERVMGFIGGTSDRPAPITPKEAERILNRLQENAEAPKPATLFEPGEVVRVTDGPFADFSGVVEEVDYEKSRVKVSVLIFGRSTPVELEFGQVEQDK, encoded by the coding sequence ATGTCGGATGAGAACGAGAACAAAGAAATTAAGTTACGTTGGTATGTAGTACAAGCCTTTTCTGGTTACGAAAAGCGTGTAGCTCAAACGTTAACTGAACATATTAAAATCGAAGGTCTTGAATCGAGCTTTGGTGAGATACTAGTACCAACTGAAGAAGTTGTTGAGATGCGCGCTGGCCAAAAGCGTAAATCTGAGCGTAAATTCTTTCCAGGTTATGTATTAGTACAAATGGATATGAATGACGCAAGCTGGCACTTAGTGAACAGCACTGAACGTGTAATGGGCTTTATTGGTGGAACGTCTGATCGTCCTGCTCCAATAACTCCTAAAGAAGCAGAACGCATTCTTAATCGCCTTCAAGAAAATGCTGAAGCACCTAAACCTGCTACATTATTTGAACCAGGTGAAGTTGTTCGCGTTACAGACGGACCATTTGCAGATTTCAGTGGTGTAGTTGAAGAAGTTGACTACGAAAAGAGCCGCGTAAAAGTATCTGTACTTATTTTTGGTCGTTCTACGCCAGTTGAGCTTGAATTCGGTCAAGTTGAGCAAGATAAGTAA